The Nyctibius grandis isolate bNycGra1 chromosome 3, bNycGra1.pri, whole genome shotgun sequence genome window below encodes:
- the TTPA gene encoding alpha-tocopherol transfer protein produces the protein MSQGPPGAGRLNDLPDHSPRVRSAVAELRWRAEAEPGQRWPQPLADSFLVRFLRARDFHVDLAWRLLKNYQKWRIECPEISADLQPSSVLGLLHAGYHGVLRSRDPHGSKVLIYRIGQWDPKLFTAYDVFRVSLITSELIVKEIETQRNGVKAIFDLQGWRFAHAFQISPAVAKKIAAVLTDSFPLKVRGIHLINEPLFFHPVFALIKPFLTEKIKERVYMHGNNYIQSLTEHFPVSILPQEYGGEEVSIEELAKEWTDFIMASADYLQSISLVAQE, from the exons ATGTCGCAGGGGCCGCCGGGCGCGGGGCGCCTCAACGACCTGCCCGACCACTCGCCGCGGGTGCGCAGCGCCGTGGCCGAGCTGCGGTGGCGGGCGGAGGCAGAGCCCGGCCAGCGCTGGCCGCAGCCACTCGCCGACTCCTTCTTGGTGAGGTTCCTGCGCGCCCGAGACTTCCACGTGGACCTGGCCTGGAGG ttgttgAAGAATTACCAGAAGTGGAGAATTGAATGTCCAGAAATAAGTGCAGATTTACAACCATCTTCTGTTCTTGGTCTTTTGCATGCTGGCTATCATGGAGTCCTGAGATCAAGGGACCCGCATGGAAGCAAAGTTCTAATATACAGAATTG GACAATGGGATCCCAAGTTATTTACAGCATACGATGTGTTTCGTGTAAGTCTTATCACATCTGAACTCATTGTAAAGGAGATTGAGACTCAGCGGAATGGAGTCAAGGCTATCTTTGATCTTCAAGGGTGGCGATTTGCTCATGCATTTCAGATCAGTCCAGCAGTGGCCAAGAAAATTGCTGCTGTGCTCACG GATTCCTTTCCACTAAAAGTTCGAGGCATCCACTTGATTAATGAGCCTTTATTCTTCCACCCAGTCTTCGCTCTAATTAAGccttttctcactgaaaaaataaaagaacgg gTGTATATGCATGGAAATAACTACATACAGAGTCTGACTGAACACTTCCCGGTCAGCATTCTCCCACAGGAATATGGTGGGGAGGAAGTCTCCATTGAAGAGCTGGCCAAGGAATGGACTGACTTTATAATGGCATCTGCAGATTATCTTCAGAGCATTTCTCTGGTTGCCCAGGAATAA